Genomic segment of Streptococcus pneumoniae:
CAGCTAGTGTCGTCTATGATGGCATGGAGCGTGCCAAGGAAGAAAATGTGGATATTCTCTTGATTGACACCGCAGGACGCTTGCAAAATAAGGACAATCTCATGGCAGAGTTAGAGAAGATTGGACGGATCATCAAGCGAAGTGATGAGACAGCTCCGCATGAAACCTTCCTCGCACTGGACGCTTCAACAGGACAAAATGCTCTTGTTCAGGCAAAGGAATTTTCAAAAATCACACCGCTCACAGGAATCGTCTTAACCAAGATTGATGGAACTGCGCGTGGGGGTGTTGTTCTTGCAATTCGTGAGGAGTTGGATATTCCTGTCAAGCTCATCGGTTTTGGCGAGAAGATGGATGACATCGGTGAATTTAGCTCAGAAAACTTTATGAAAGGCTTATTAGAAGGTCTAATCTAGCTAGAGAGACTCTCTTTTTCGATATGGAAAAGAGAGTTTTTTGATTTCTTTAGAAAATCATGCAGAAAGTTCCCTCATCATCCGAATTTTTGCTATAATAGACTCATGAAACAAAGAGAAAAACAATCCAATTATGAATTATTAGTCGCTCAATTAGAAGCCTTGTTGGAAGGCGAGACCAATCCCTTGCCAAATTTATCCAATGCAAGTGCGCTTTTAAAACAGGCTCTTCCTAATTCTGTATTTACAGGTTTTTATTTGTATGACGGAGTTGAATTACTACTTGGACCTTTCCAAGGTGGGGTGTCCTGCGTCCATATTCCTCTAGGAAAAGGGGTTTGCGGAGAAGTTGCAGAAAAAGAGGAGACCATGATTGTCCCTGATGTCCGTGAACATGCCAATTATATCGCATGTGACAGTGCAGCCCGTAGTGAAATTGTCGTGCCAATGGTGAAAGATGGTCAGCTCATTGGAGTTTTAGATCTTGATTCCCATGTCGTTGCTGATTATGATGAGCTTGACCAAGCTTACTTGGAACGTTTTGTAGCGATTTTACTTGAGAAAACAAACTGGGACTTTTCAATGTTTGGAGAAAATCGCTAATGTATCAAGCCCTTTATCGCAAGTACCGTAGCCAGACCTTTGGGCAAATGGTGGGGCAAGATGTCATTGCAAGGACCTTAAAGCAGGCTGTGGAGCAGGGCAAGATTAGCCATGCCTATCTCTTTTCAGGACCTCGTGGGACTGGAAAGACCAGTGCAGCAAAGATTTTTGCGAAAGCCATGAACTGCCCTAACCAAGTGGGGGGCGAGCCTTGCAACGAATGTTATATTTGTAAATCCATTACTGAAGGGAGTCTCGAAGATGTCATTGAAATTGATGCCGCTTCTAATAACGGAGTTGATGAAATCCGTGATATTCGTGATAAATCAACCTATGCTCCCAGTATCGCAAAGCACAAGGTCTATATCATTGATGAGGTTCACATGCTCTCCACAGGAGCGTTCAATGCGCTGCTTAAAACTCTTGAAGAGCCAACGGAAAATGTGGTCTTTATCCTTGCTACGACAGAGTTGCATAAGATTCCCGCAACGATTTTGTCGCGCGTGCAACGGTTTGAGTTTAAATCGATTCAAACAAAGGCGATTGAAGAGCATTTGGCTGGTATTTTAAAGAAAGAGAACTTGGCATTTGAGCGAGAAGCTCTGGCTTTGATTGCGAGAAGGGCAGAAGGCGGGATGCGTGATGCCCTCTCCATTTTGGATCAGGCACTGAGCCTTGCACAGGGAGAGAGCTTGAGCGTTGGCATTGCTGAAGAAATGACAGGTTCTATCAGCTTAGGCGCCTTAGACACTTATGTTGCCGCTCTTTTTGCGCATGATACTCAGAAAGCTCTTGAGCAGCTCAATGTCATCTTTGACAGTGGGAAAAATATGGCTCGCTTTGTGACGGATTTGCTTCAGTATCTGAGAGACTTGCTGATTGTCCAGACAGGTGGTGAAAATACTCACATGAGTAGCTTATTTCAGGAAAATCTCTCAGCCCCTCAAGAGCGGATTTTCAGCATGATTGATCAAGCGACTGAAAGTCTGGGAGAGATTAAGGCAAGTTTGCAGCCAAAGATTTATACAGAGATGATGACCATGAAGCTGGCAAAAGAAGCAACTTCTAGTCTTGATTCGACTCATTTGCACGATGAGCTTGCTCAGCTTCGCCAAGAAGTGGCTAGTCTCAAACAGGAATTGTCGCAATTAGCAGCAGGACAAGTGGTGAAGAAACCAGCTCCACTTCCAGCTTCTTCCAAAGCCAGCAAGGGATACCGAGTCGATCGCGCCAAGGTTCATGCTATTTTGCAAGAGGCTGTGGAAAATCCAGACTTGGCTCGGCAAAATCTCATACGCCTACAAGAGTCTTGGGGAGAAATCATCGAGAACTTAGGAGGAGCAGATAAGGCTTTGCTCGTTGGCTCTCTGCCTGTGGCTGCCAATGAACGCCATGCTATCCTAGCCTTTGAGTCTGCCTTTAATGCCGAGCAGACTATGAAACGAGACAATCTCAACACCATGTTTGGCAATCTTCTCAGTCGAGCAGCTGGCTTTTCTCCAGATATCTTAGCCTTGTCTATGGAAGACTGGACTCAGATTCGGGCAGAATTCTCAGCTAAGGCAAGAAGTAAAAAACAAGGTGAGGTGGATACGCCAGAAAAACAGGAAGAAAGTTTGATTCCAGATGGCTTTGAATTTCTTGCCGAAAAAATTACAGTTCAGGAGGATTAGAAGGAGGGGAACTCCTTTGTTAGACAATCAATGAACAAGGGACAAATAATCACAATGGCGATTTTTACAGCTATTGAAACTTATTTTTTCAACCAAGCTATGATGACAGAACGCTATTTGATGGCTGGATTTTGGGGCTTTTTGGTAGCTCGCAATCTCCAAGTCAGCTATGTGATGGGAAAAATCATGATGAGTATCGATCGCCATATTCAAAAGAAGAAATAATGAAGTCGAGGTTGGGACAAAAGTACCCAACTTCTTTATTTTTACAGTTTGAACAGTTTGACGCAGTCTTGTCGCTGGGTTCAATGCATCAGTGGAGCTATTTACGAGAACAGAAAGTTGTGATCAACTTATCCAAAACGTTGATAAATCAATATTCTATGAGAAGGAGCTAGCGAACTTGTCTTCGCTAGCTCTATTTCCAATCTTTCACAATTCTCAATTGTAAAAGCGTCAACTTGTGGGATACTAACAGTCCAGTGGACTCTTAGTACCCGAGCTTGGAAATTCGAAAGCGAGGCTAGTCCAGTGGACTGTTAATACCTGAGCTTGGAAACTCAAAAGCGAGGCTAGTCCAGTGACTGTTCATACCTGAGCTTGGAAACTCAAAAGCGAGGCTAGTCCAGTGACTGTTCATACCTGAGCCTAAAAATTGGAAAGCGAAGACTACAAAATTGATTTCTGCGAAATCACGATTGAGTCCCATTCCCATTTTTTATATAAACTACTGTAATTAATGTTTTTGAAATATCGATAGAGATATATTAGTATTGATACATCGGTAAAAAATGAGTAAAATTATCCAATCATCAGTAGTAATTCTGATTTCATTTTGTTATTATTTGCAGGACAAGTTATGATAGGAAAAAGTGACTTATATCTTTATATAGTCATTTAGTTTTTTTGATTACGTTGTTAACTCGTCTTAGCTAAACAAAGTTCTGTCTATGACCGTTGTCTCGTACTAATCAAAACTAAACAATTATAAAGGCACAGTAGAGCATTTTTCCCATAAAACTGAGTCAGAATAAAAAGAAGGAGGAAAAATGATGTTTTATCGAAAAAAAGATCGTTTTTCAATTCGCAAATTCAAAGTAGGCGTAGGCTCCGTTTTCTTAGGTTCATTTTTATTAGGTACTCCTCAAGTATATGCTGATGATGCAGTAGAAATGAAAGCAGAAACAGAAGTGGTGTCTTCTACGATGGAAGATACAGATAAACCTGTGGCACCAGAAAGTCCAGTGCTATCTAAAGATTCATCTGAGGTATTTTTGACACCGGCAATGTCAGATGATACTATTGTCAAAGTAGCAGAAGTGTCAAGTGTAGATGGTGCTACAACGGACGTAGTAGCTTCTACGTCTGAGGAGAGCGTTTCTCAAAATGCTTCTGTATCAACTGTGACCAGCCCTAAAAAGACAGAGACTCGTCCGACTGGCTCTAGTACAACAGTGAAATCAGAAGTTCCTTCGAATGCATCTAGCACTGAAATACAGAATAAAGAAGAAGTGAACGGTCTTTCCGTTTCGCAAGTAACACCAGATTCAAGCGTAACAGATTCAGACACTAAGGAGCAAGCAAGTCCAGAAGTTTCCGCTCCTAAAGATATGCTAACAGTAGCGAGAACTCAGACTCCAGAGGAAATAACGGCATCTGCTTTGCCTTCTTCAGAATTAAAAGCTAGCTATGATCGCTTGAATGAAGCGACAGATGCTGCTGCGTTAGAATTGATGGCTAAAAAAGCAAGACGCGCACAACAACGAAGCACAACCTTTCCAAATGAAGGTAAAGCCATCCCAACAGGAGCAGGTTTCCGAGCGGATGTGGCAGCATCTCTTTTGACAGAGCCATCAACGATCGTAAGACCAGCTAATACTGTTTTGGATAAAGATGGTTTTGATGTTTTAAAGCGTTTTAGTAATAAACCAGGTATCGTGTATGTGCAAAATGCAGGAACTCGTACAACCAATGATAAGAATATTACAGAGAAACAAAAGAGTGTAACCATTTATGAAGTAGATACTAATACTGGTAAAATGACTCCAGTATCAACCAGTGTTCTTGACGATGGTACTCAAGTCTTAGACCATATTGCAAAATTGCGTGATGAACAAAAGATTAAACCAGGAGATAACGGTAACCCTGCTTATGTACAAATGAATGGTTTAGGCTTATCTCAAGATGGTCGTTATGCATATGCATTTGGCTTCACATCGAATATCAATGAAGAGGATAGAACAACTCTCAATGGTATCTATCGCTATGATATGCAATCAAAAAAGTGGAGTTTAGTAAGTAATGCTTCAAATTGGGATGCAAATTTTGCTCGATTAAAAACCAATTCTTGGACAGCAGGAGCGATTAATCCAGCTGATGGAAAGTATTATTTTGGTACCTATACTCGTCAGTATGACCCTAATTTTTCAACTGTTCAATTTGGAAATACAAACGACTTCACCTCTAAAGTTACAACGGTAAGAGACGCTATCTCTAAAGATGCTTCGTTAACAGACGAACAAAAGAGAGATATGATGGCAGAAAGTATCAAGAAAGGTGGTTTTGAATTTTACTTCCGCCTATTCTCTTACGATCCAGTTACACATAAAGTAAGCGATGTTGGTTACACCAGCACTCATATTGTCGAGACAGGCTCATTTGACTGGACTCAGACGTATTGGTCGAGTCTTGCTCTTGGAAATGATATTGTCTTTGATGCAGAAGGAAATGCTAAAATTACACTGAATCAATTTGGTAAAAAAGAGTTTCAAGTGTTAGATATTTCAAAAGATGAAATAGCTAAAGGAGTAGCTGCGAACAATAAATATACGAACTTGAATTCTACTTTGTCGAAAAAGATAGCCATTACCTTAGCAGACGGTAATGCTCTCCCTGCTGATGCTTGGGCAATGGGAGGAGCTGCTCTTGATAACAATGGGAATTTTTATCTGACTGATTCGCTAAATGTTATCAAGAGTTATTCTGACTTTAGCGGGACGACTTTACCATTTACAAGGAAAGATGACGATAAAAGTCTTAGTGCTTGGGGAGATGCGGCATCGATCTTTGGATCAGTAGGAACTGGTAGTGTTAGACGTGAGTATTATATTGAAAATACAGACACTATTTTAGAGGGACAAGTAGGAACGATTGTCAACGGGAAATTTGTCTCTCAGGATAAAGCAACAACAGGCAAAGAAAATATTGCAGAAAAGTTAGAATATTATAAAGTATATGAATCGTTGAATGTTCCTCAAGCTATTCAAGCTAAAAATGGTGATGTTTACATACTTGTTAAGAATCAAGAAGGTAATGCTACCTTAAAATATGGTTCTGACTTAGAAACTGGTCAAGTTACAAAAGATGAACAGGTTATTAAATATCAATATAAAAAACTAACTGGCGACGTTATCCTTCACTATGTAGATACAGACGGACACGTACTTCAGCCAAACCATCATTTGAAAGATGATGTACCAGTAGGAGAAAAATATGAAGTGACAAAAGGAACTTCAGACTATCCGAATACGATTGAAAAAGATGATATCGTTTACAAAGCTAAAGAAATCTCTGCTGATGGTATTGTCAATAAAGTAAAAGTTGCGACGGAAAATGTTACATTAGAGCAAACTGGTGACGTTATTGCCGGCAAGAAAAATATTGTCTATGTCTACGAACCAACAGGTTCTGTGGTGATTCACTATGTCAATACCAAAGGTGAAATCATCAAAAAAGAAGTCCAAGATAACGTAACCAATGCAACAATCGGTACTGCTTATAATGCGACTGAAAATGGTGAAAAACCAGAGACAATCACCCACGGTGGTAAGACTTACAAAATCAAAGAAACGAATACCACAGGGACAGTAGGTACGACTGCTATCGTAACACCAAATGCGACAAACTTCATTGGGGAAGAAATGAGTACTATTCAAACACCAGGTAAAACGCATGTTATCTATGTGTATGAGGAAGTACCAACAGAACCTTCAACACCAGACAAACAAGCAGCAACTATCACTTACTATGATGTAACAACTGGTGAAAAAGTACAACTTGGCAGTGTGGATAAGGAAAGTGGTGTAGTTGGTGGGAAAGCTGCCTACACAACTACGAAACGTATCAAAGAGTATGAAGACAAAGGTTATGAGCTTGTCAATGATGGTGTGCCAATTCCAATCATCTTTGACAATGAAAAAGACGCTTCAGAAGCTGATCCAACTCAGAAATATGAAGTGCTCTTGAGTCATGCGATTGTGCCAGTTGATCCAGCTAGTCCGAAAGATCCAAATGAGCCAATCAATCCAAAAGATCCAAGTTCACCAAAATGGCCAGTGATTGAAGAAGCTCAAGTGAAACGTACAGCAACACGTACCATTCGCTATCGTTATGCAGATAAACCAGGATTAGATCAAGAAGCAGTCTTTGAAGATGTTGTTCAAACAGTAGAATTCAAACGTGCTGCTAATGTTGATAAAGTGACTGGAAAAGTTGTATCTTATGGTCAATGGGAAGCTGTGGTTGCAGAAATTCCAGAAAAAGCATCACCAACAAAAGAAGGATACATCTTTGATAAAGATGCGCCAAAAGAAACAGCAACCATCTCTGAAGATGGCACTATTTCTGGCATCCATGATCAGTTGATTCTTTACAAGAAAAATGATGTAAAAACAGGTTCAGTCGTTGTTAAATACGAAGACACTGAGGGTCATAAAATTGCTGAAGATGAAGTTGACACACCTGAATCACCAGTAGGAACTAAATATGAAACATACGATCAAATAGAAGAGATCATTACAAAAGACGACAAAGATGTGTACTACCTCAAAGAATTGAAGAAGGGCTCAGCTAATGAATCTGGTGAAGTTGTTGAAGGTGTCACAACTGTTACATATGTATATGAAAAAGCTGGTTTTGTTGAA
This window contains:
- a CDS encoding GAF domain-containing protein gives rise to the protein MKQREKQSNYELLVAQLEALLEGETNPLPNLSNASALLKQALPNSVFTGFYLYDGVELLLGPFQGGVSCVHIPLGKGVCGEVAEKEETMIVPDVREHANYIACDSAARSEIVVPMVKDGQLIGVLDLDSHVVADYDELDQAYLERFVAILLEKTNWDFSMFGENR
- the dnaX gene encoding DNA polymerase III subunit gamma/tau gives rise to the protein MYQALYRKYRSQTFGQMVGQDVIARTLKQAVEQGKISHAYLFSGPRGTGKTSAAKIFAKAMNCPNQVGGEPCNECYICKSITEGSLEDVIEIDAASNNGVDEIRDIRDKSTYAPSIAKHKVYIIDEVHMLSTGAFNALLKTLEEPTENVVFILATTELHKIPATILSRVQRFEFKSIQTKAIEEHLAGILKKENLAFEREALALIARRAEGGMRDALSILDQALSLAQGESLSVGIAEEMTGSISLGALDTYVAALFAHDTQKALEQLNVIFDSGKNMARFVTDLLQYLRDLLIVQTGGENTHMSSLFQENLSAPQERIFSMIDQATESLGEIKASLQPKIYTEMMTMKLAKEATSSLDSTHLHDELAQLRQEVASLKQELSQLAAGQVVKKPAPLPASSKASKGYRVDRAKVHAILQEAVENPDLARQNLIRLQESWGEIIENLGGADKALLVGSLPVAANERHAILAFESAFNAEQTMKRDNLNTMFGNLLSRAAGFSPDILALSMEDWTQIRAEFSAKARSKKQGEVDTPEKQEESLIPDGFEFLAEKITVQED
- a CDS encoding DUF3272 family protein, translating into MNKGQIITMAIFTAIETYFFNQAMMTERYLMAGFWGFLVARNLQVSYVMGKIMMSIDRHIQKKK